The sequence below is a genomic window from Fibrobacter sp..
TTCTTTGATGGACTTGACCTGATCGAGACTACCGGACAGTACGGAGAATCTGGACTTTACCGTCGAACCTTGAACGGCAAGATCCTGGATTCCGCAAGACTTGGCAAGCAGTACTTTGGCGAAGGATCCATTGCCGTCGGTGATGACATTTTCTACCTGACTTGGAAATCACGAAAGGCGTTTATTTACAATCGAAAGCCCTTCCAGAAAAAAGGAGAATTCCGTATTCCTACAGAGGGATGGGGACTGACCTACTGGAAAAGCGCACTCCTGATGAGTAACGGGTCCAATGAACTTCTACAGATTGCCCTAGGTGGATTCTACGTGGCAGGAGTCATCTCCGTAACCGACGACGGTCGCCCGGTAAAGATGCTAAACGAACTTGAAGTCATCGGCGACATCCTCTACGCCAATATCTGGCAGACCGACGACATTGCCGTCATTGAACTGCCCAGCGGAAAAGTCCTGAAGTACCTGAACTTTTCCAAGAAAGCCGCCGAACTGCGACGCAAGTATCCAAATATGGATGTGCTGAACGGAATCGCCTTCGATGGCAGGAACCTTTGGGTTACCGGTAAGGACTGGCCCTACATCTACAAGCT
It includes:
- a CDS encoding glutaminyl-peptide cyclotransferase; the protein is MDLRKLAQLIRTTVIAMTVLSAVATAEAPRITPTIVDSIPHEQNHFTQGLFFDGLDLIETTGQYGESGLYRRTLNGKILDSARLGKQYFGEGSIAVGDDIFYLTWKSRKAFIYNRKPFQKKGEFRIPTEGWGLTYWKSALLMSNGSNELLQIALGGFYVAGVISVTDDGRPVKMLNELEVIGDILYANIWQTDDIAVIELPSGKVLKYLNFSKKAAELRRKYPNMDVLNGIAFDGRNLWVTGKDWPYIYKLSSEGL